TGGGCTCCATATTATCATCATGCGTGACCCTCATAATGCACAAGTGACAAAATGCTCAAACATATCCTTTACTCTTTTAGTTAAAATAATTCAAGATATTGATCAATTACCTTTTATGACTTTGTTTACTGCTCATTTTGATTAGACTTACAAGACACCTTCACtaaagaaaaactgatattaCACAAGAGGGCCACCTACTggacaataaaacaattgtaATTTTGCTCATGCAAAAATGCTGACCACACTGATTGACAGATGCTGTCTTTTGATTTTATTATGTACAAGTGATTCATGTATGACATCACGTAAATGCAAACATGAGCTGAAACCAAATTACTCAATACTGAGTAGAAAATTGCCACACGACAGCAGTAAAGCTTACTTTAAAGCTTATTACCCTTACAACAAaggcaaaagaaaacaaagaaaaccaTGAACagccatgtactgtatatctgaacaacacagtaaaaaatgatttggtaAAGACACTTGTCTAATCGAACTGTATTTGAACAGGGCATATGTCCCTTTGACATTTGTCATCTAAAATCAACAAAATGAGCACTTAATGCTTTAATAAAACTACTGTTCTATTGATGAACACAGACATGAAGAGAAACCCTGCTaggaacaacaacaaaaaaacattttggattTATAATTGATGAAAAGTATTCATTAGGTTCTGTCCTGTATTTAGCACAGTGGCAGCAATATTTTTGGACAGTTTACAGGACAGCAACTAACTAATACATGTCAATCCAAGCAATGGATCTGAAATCAATCTGGGGATGCATATTTAGGCACCAGCATCTACCAGCAATGAAGGACCAGAAGTGTAGATAGCAGTTGCCTATCAGTACCAAAATACCAATAGTTAGCTTTTTATAACAAAAGTGcctgttgttttaaaaactcTTTGTATGCGAGGACTGAGTGAGCCACACAGCCCAACAGAAAACTCTCCTCATCAGTTTACAGGTATATGTTCTGTTTTACAAGAGTCATAGTCAAGGGTTAGCACTATGTCATTTATATCTATTCTTTCTACTCTACACAAACAAGGTGTAAAACAATACTTCTGGGTTTTCAGACATTAAAACGAGCGTTCAAAATTACACCGACCAAGATGATTTTCTTTCAAAGctcttctattgtttttttatgctaAAACTGATATGACATTTCCCATGAACACATCAGCTATTTTTCTTTCAAGACAGAGTCTTGTAAAACAAAAAGGCAAAATGTCACTGTGGCATATTGTTAGTCAAGGTAAAGAACCTTAGAATTAGACCTGATCACCATCAAACCTTGTTGGGCCAAAGTCTGACGTGAAAAGGTAACTATGATTCGTCTAGTCTCTCACAGTGCATCACAGTCTGTGCACATCAGCCAAAATGCACCAGGCTCATGACTGTAGTAAAAGAGTGCTGTAGTCCTTCGGCATCAATCTCGCTCAACGTGTAGTTCTCTTTGATGATACGGTCGCAGCCGATCTCTCCGTTCCCGAAGAATCCTAAGAGTGGAACGTTAGGGAAGATCTTGCGGAAGGCGTCAGCCTCAACGTTACGCTGGTTATTATAAGTGTTGTGCCCCCGCCCTACGCAGGCAAACATAAAGCCCATGGTGTTTCTCTCTGGGATATTGGCAGCTTTCAGGCGCTGGATAGAGGCCTCTGCTGCTTTGGGGCTGCTCACATCCTGCTCCACCAGTACTGAGGCACCCTGGATCTTGGAGCCACTGAAAGTCAGTCCCACTGCTCCAAAAGAACCAGGAGAACAGCTGGAGAGTAAACAGAAGACACACACATGAAGTTCAATACAAATATAAGGAAACAATAaagaatattgtgaaaaaagCACAAGCACAGTATTTCCCgagattttttattaaatgcctGATTGAAAGAAACAATAGGATTTTATCCTATTAGATTTTAATGCTTCAGTAAGTGCACATGCACATTTATGATCATCCGAAAATGCCTCATTACAAGGAACTATTTATGTACACTTGATacacaatgacaaaaaaaactgaaactaacTGGTCTGATCCAAGTTCAACATGAATTTCCACACTTACCAGGTTACATCATTGGTAAAGACTCTCTCCACTTGTCCTCCAACAATAAGTACATTACTTTGGGAAAGCGGTTCCAGTAGCTTATTAAGAAAGCGGCCACCTCCAGGTTTATAGGATTCGTAATCAAACATCAGCACCACCTTTAGATTAGGGTTATTAATCAACCCTACGAAGAAAATACACAACATTATACACTAATCTGAATGCTgacaatattaaattaaaatttgaagTAGTAACATAGTGAAGTTGCTATATTTTCCCTATTTTTATTAGGTATTCAAAtgctttaaatatacaaaaccaCTAAGTTTACTGTTTCAACTTCCTTGTGACATGTATTAGTAATAAAACTCACCTGCTTCCTCCATAGCCGTTTCACAAATGCTCTTTTTGCAGAAATGAAAAGGCCGAATGCTGACCCCATCCATTACAGGGAACAGCAGACTGAAGCCGGCTTCACCGTCCTCATGCTCCTGTGGCTGGCTGCTAGGTGAACCACTAGGGGTCACTATAATACACAATGTAAGAAATCAATAAGCATTCAAGTTATTTGTTGCAAGTATGCCACCTactcaacatttttaaatgcactGACAATACCCTCAAAGGCTAAGACAGTGAAAACGAGACTTACCCACAATTCCTGGTGCAACAACGCCTAGTACATCACAACTGCTAGGCAACAAGTGTCTCAGCTTTTTGACAGGATCTGACAGCACCTCATCCTCACACTTCCTGGCTGCAGCACGGGACAAAGGTAAATCTTGACTGTGACTGCCAATTGTGTTTTTTCACCAGAAGATAGAAACTGCAGGTATCTTACCCTTTTTGTGTCTGTAACTAACTGGGCCATTGAAGGTTTCCCCATCCACCATTAAGAGAGCTGTCTGAGGCAGCAGATAGATATTCTGCAGGAACATGGCCAGACAAGATATAAAAACGCACTTCAAGCTACCATGGTAGAAAAGATGGCAACGACTAAAGAAACTAAAAGTACAAAGAAGCAAAAGCCATTAAACCTCCAAGTCCTCGGCCATTGCTCTAAGCAAAACATGTTCTTCATATATGGATGAGCCAGAGGCTGAGAGCCAGGTCAGTCTCTGCTGTGTCTTTAACACCCGACGGGCACAGTTCCTCCATAGCCTGCAAACACTACAGGAATAAAGAAATGGTTCAGTGGGCACAATCTAAAACGCTCGAAAAACACTTGACTTGGCTTAATGtgccaaatttctgtcaaaccttagctgctgtcaaaagaacaagCCTTTATTCCACAGATAAAGTGAATACTCTCACGTTAAGGACCTCCACCATAAAAGTTCATTAAAAAAGTTCATCATGGCTTAACGCATCTAAAAGTGATATTAAAAGAGGACACTTACTAGTACACACCTTATAATTAAGGCATCCTATGAACACACAAACTTTCGAGTCCTGAGTAGGAACGCAACAAGCAAAGTTTTACATCAAGCATATTCCTATAAACATGCTTTTGGTTTAACGGATGAATTAAGGGATATTAAAAGACGAATTTTACTACGTATCTTATAAATAAAGCACACTATGTACATGTGACCTGATGAGCCTTTAATATAAATGCAACAAGCTAAGTTTCACGTTAAGCATTTCCATAGAAAACCATTATAAGAAAACGACTGAAAGTGGCTCAAGGAGGAAGAAAACCGCAAATGAATCTATCGACTGCAGTTAAACCAGATTATTAAACAATGACACAATGTTTCAGTTGTGATTACTGCGGAGATCAATACCCTGAACTATTGTAAAAACCTTACTCTTACCATTTTACGGCATTAAATGACCTCTGACTAACAGTAAAGGTTAAGTTACCTTAAATTAACCTAGAATTAAATCACAACGTTGAGCAGGTTAAACTCTGAACTAGTTTGAAACCTACTCAATAACGTCACATTTCATaagttttcattcattttattatgtaacgTTACATATTAAAAACAGCTAAGCTGTTATTGACCGATTTGTTTTCTGATTAGCCCTAAGCTAACAAGCTAAAATATATGCAATCAGCTGTAATATTTTACCTTGCTATCTTGAAGAGAGTTTTAGTGGGCACAAATGTTAAAATCCTCTCCACGACTTCGGCAACATTACTCAAGATATATCCTGCTTTACTTTCCGCCAGGATGTTCAGAGGAGCTTCATCTCCTTCCATTTTCACACGGGCTCACTCACTGTGAACGCCTAGGCGGAAGTGGAGCCGGAAGTTACATAAAGTATGACGGTCAACGTTTAAGTAAAAATGTTGGCCGAAATCGCCCCCTATACCCTCATTCACTACtccctacattagttcactaatatagtccactttaa
This region of Triplophysa rosa linkage group LG1, Trosa_1v2, whole genome shotgun sequence genomic DNA includes:
- the fbxo22 gene encoding F-box only protein 22, translated to MEGDEAPLNILAESKAGYILSNVAEVVERILTFVPTKTLFKIASVCRLWRNCARRVLKTQQRLTWLSASGSSIYEEHVLLRAMAEDLENIYLLPQTALLMVDGETFNGPVSYRHKKARKCEDEVLSDPVKKLRHLLPSSCDVLGVVAPGIVVTPSGSPSSQPQEHEDGEAGFSLLFPVMDGVSIRPFHFCKKSICETAMEEAGLINNPNLKVVLMFDYESYKPGGGRFLNKLLEPLSQSNVLIVGGQVERVFTNDVTCCSPGSFGAVGLTFSGSKIQGASVLVEQDVSSPKAAEASIQRLKAANIPERNTMGFMFACVGRGHNTYNNQRNVEADAFRKIFPNVPLLGFFGNGEIGCDRIIKENYTLSEIDAEGLQHSFTTVMSLVHFG